CCAGGTCGACTTCAACTTCGACAACCTGGCCACGGCGGCGCCCAACATCCGCGCCGGCAAGCTCAAGGCGATGGCCGTCACCACGCTGCAGCCCTCGCCCAACCTGCCCGGCGTGCCGCCGGTCGCCGACACCCTGAAGGGCTTTGCGATCGACACCTGGTGGGGACTGGTGGCACCGGCAGGGACGCCGGCCGATGCCGTCCAGCGCCTGAACCAGGCCTTCGTCGCGGCGCTGCAATCGCCGGAGACCAAGACCCGATTCGCCGGGCTGATGGCCGAGCCGGTGCCGACCACGCCGGAGCAGTTCGCCGCCTTCATGAAGGCCGAACTGGCCCGCTACGAGAAGATCGTCAAGGCCTCCGGCGCCAAGGTCGATTGATTGATGCGCGCGGGCCACGGGTGAACCGGGCCAATCGTCTCCGGCGGTAACAGCCCGCCCCCGCCGTGCGCGGGGGCGAAGCCGGCCCGGCGGCAAACTGCGCGGCGCCCGCGCTATCGAAAGAGAAGCGGCCGTGTAACGGTCCTACGCTTCGTGTACGAATTTTCCGACAGCCGACCAGCTACATCCGACCTAGATTGTTCCAACGGGAAACATGGAGGAGCACGGTCATGCAAGCTGTCGGATACCTCGCCTCGGGCTCGGCGGTGCTGGGCCTCGTGCTGGCCCTGGCCGCGCCCGCACACGCCCAGCTGACGTCACCGACCGCCGATCCGTGGGCCTCGCGCGCCGCCGCCGGGGCGGATCGCATCGGGCTGCATCCGTCCGGCGCGCCCTTGACCATCGGCTGCGGCGCCTCGCTGTTGCCGTGCGGCAGCGAAGCTGCCGCCTTGCAGGCCCGGGAACCGTCGGCCTTCCGCTGGAACCTGGAGCTGTCGCAGCTGTACCTGGGTACGGCCGACCGCCTGGTGCCCGGCACCCCGCGCGAGGGCCTGAACCTGAGCCTGGTGGGCCGCAAGCCGCTGTTCGGCAGCCGCTTCTCGGTGTACGGCAAGGTCGGCACCACCTACGGCTACTCGGATGAAAACGCCGCCTTCAGCGGCGGGCCGGACAGCGCCCATGGCCTGTCGTTCGGCGCCGGCCTGAGCATGGCGGTGACACCGGGCCTGTCGGCGACGCTGGGCTGGGACAGCCACGACCTGCGCCTGGGCGGCGGCGGACGCGAGTCCGTGCGGGCGCTGGGCCTGGGCTTGCAGTACCGGTACTGAGCACGGCGCCGGTCGGCCTGGCCTCGTTCAGCAACGGGGAGGCAGACCGGACGGCCCTCTCCCCGCGGGGAGAGGGGGTGAATCACTCGCCCAGGTAGGCGGCGCGCACCTTCGGGTCGCTGAGCATCTCGCGCGCTCCGCCACTCATGGTGATGACGCCGGACTCCATCACGTAGGCACGGTCGGCCACCTGCAGCGCGCGGCTGGCGTTCTGCTCCACCAGCAGCATGGTGACGCCCTGGGCATAGACCTCGCGCACCACCTCGAAGATCTTGTCCACCATGATGGGCGACAGGCCCATCGAGGGCTCGTCGAGCAGCAGCAGCTTGGGCCGGCTCATCAGCGAGCGGCCCATTGCCAGCATCTGCTGCTCGCCGCCCGACATGGTGCCGGCGAGCTGGTCCTTGCGCTCCTTCAGCCGCGGAAAGATCGTGAAGACCTTGTCCAGGTCCTCGGCGATGCCGGCCTTGTCGTTGCGGATGTGCGCCCCCATCAGCAGGTTCTCGGTGATCGACATGCGCGTGAACACGCCGCGGCCTTCCGGCACCATGGCCAGGCCCTGCTTGACCAGATCCCAGGCACCGCGGCCGCGGACGCTCTGGCCCAGGTACTGGATGTCGCCGTCGCTGATCGGCTGCAGGCCGGTGATGGCCTTCATGGTCGTGGTCTTGCCGGCGCCATTGGATCCGATCAGCGTGACCAGCTCGCCTTGTCGGACCTCGAAATCCACGCCCTTGACGGCCTGGATGCCGCCGTACGCGACCCGCAGGCCGTTGACCTTCAGGAGCACTTCGCCAGCCATCTCAATGGCCTCCCGTTCCGAGGTAGGCCTCGATCACTTTTTCGTTCTTCTGCACATCGGCGGGCGTGCCTTCGGCGATCTGCTTGCCGTAGTCGAGCACGGTGACGCGGTCGCACAGGCCCATCACCAGCTTCACGTCGTGCTCGATCAGCAGGATGGTGCGGTCGTCCTTGCGGATGCGGTCGATCAGCTCGCGCAGCTGCACCTTCTCGGTGGCGTTCATGCCGGCGGCCGGCTCGTCCAGCGCGATCAGCTGCGGATCGGTGGCCAGCGCGCGCGCGATTTCCAGGCGCCGCTGATCGCCGTACGACAGGGTGCGCGCCTTGTAGTCGGCGTAGCGGCCGATGCCCACGTAGTCGAGCAGTTCCTGCGCGCGCTGGGCGATCTGGCGCTCTTCCTCCTTGAACTTGTGGGTGCGGAACACCGCCCCCCACAGTCCGGAGGCGGTGCGGGTGTGCCGGCCCACCATCACGTTCTCCAGCGCCGTCATGTCGGCGAACAGGCGGATGTTCTGGAAGGTGCGGGCAATGCCGGCCTTGGCCACCTCGTGCACCGCGGTCGGCTTGTACGGCTTACCCGCCAGCTCGAAGCTGCCGCTGTCGGGGCTGTACAGGCCGGTGATGACGTTGAAGAACGTGGTCTTGCCCGCGCCGTTGGGACCGATCAGGCCGTAGATCTCGCCGCGCCGGATGGTCAGGCCGACATCGGACAGGGCTTGCAGGCCACCGAAGCGCTTGGAGATGCCGGCGACGTTGAGGATGTTCTCTGCCATGGCCATTCCTCAGCGCTTGACCTGCTGCAGCGACTTGCCATGCTCCGGCGCCGGCCACAGGCCGCGCGGGCGCATCAGCATCACGACGATCATGGCCAGCGCGATCAGCAACTGGCGCAGGATGGCGGGGTCGAGCCGCCCGCCGGTGGCCGCCTGCAGGTCGAGCACGCCCGACACCCAGCGCAGCACCTCGGGCAGCGCCGATAACAGCACCGCGCCGAGGATCACGCCCGGCAGGTAGCCGATACCGCCCAGCACCACCATGGCGACGATCATGATCGACTCCATCAGGCTGAACGACTCGGGCGAGACGAAGCCCTGGAAGGCCGCGAACATGGCGCCCGACACGCCGCCGAAAGTGGCGCCCATGGCGAAGGCCAGCAGCTTCATGTTGCGGGTGTTGATGCCCATCGCCTTGGCGGCGATCTCGTCCTCGCGGATCGCCATCCAGGCGCGGCCGATGCGCGACAGCTCCAGCCGATGGCAGATGACCACGCTCAGCACCACCAGCGCCAGGAACAGGTAGTAGTACAGCGTGACGCTGCTGACGCGGAAGTCGCCGATGTCCAGGAAGCGGCCGAGGTTCAGGCCGGGGATGCCGAACGCGTCGAACTTGAGCAGCGTGATCGAGTCGATCTGGCCGAGTCCCTTGGGACCGTTGGTCAGGTTGACCGGGTGGTCCAGGTTGTTCAGGAACACCCGGATGATCTCGCCGAAGCCCAGGGTCACGATGGCCAGGTAGTCGCCGCGCAGCTTCAGGGTGGGCGCCCCCAGGATGGCGCCGAAGATCCCCGCGATCAACGCCCCGAGCGGCACCACCAGCCAGATCGACGTGTGCAAACCTTCCGGAAACGTCTGGGCGAACCAGGCGAAGGTGTTGGACAGGTGCGGCGACGCCATCAGCGCGTACATGTAGGCGCCGATGGCGAAGAAGGCGACGAAGCCCAGGTCCAGCAGCCCGGCGTAGCCGACGACGATGTTCAGCCCCAGCGCGAGCAGCACGTACAGCAGGGCGATGTCGGCGATGCGGACCCAGAAGTTCCCCATCCACTGCAGCCCCAACGGCAGCACCAGCAGCGCAACGGCCGCCACCACGATCAGCAGCGTCTTCTTGTGCTTTTCCATGGCAGCTCCTTCAGGCGCGGTCGGCCACGCGTTCGCCCAGCAGGCCGGAAGGCCGCAGGGTCAGCACCGCGATCAGCACGATGAACGCGAAGATGTCGGCGTAGTGGCTGCCCAGCACGCCGCCCGTGAGCACGCCGATGTAGCCGGAGCCGATCGCCTCGATCAGGCCGAGCAGGATGCCGCCGACCACGGCGCCGGCCAGGTTGCCGATGCCGCCGAACACCGCCGCGGTGAACGCCTTCAGGCCGGGCAGGAAGCCCATGGTGTGCTGCACCGTGCCGTAGTTGGACGCGTACATCACGCCGGCGATGGTGGCCAGCACGGCGCCAATGATGAAGGTGGCCGAGATCACCATGTCGGGCTTGACGCCCATCAGCGCGGCAACCTTCGGGTTCTCGGCCGTGGCACGCATCGCGCGGCCCAGGCGGGTGTAGTTCACCAGGTAGGTCAGGACGCCCAGCGAGATCGCCGTCAGCGCCAGGATCATGATCTGGGTGGTGGTGATCACCGCTCCGCCGACTTCGAAGGGCTTGACCGGCAGCAGGGTGGGGAAGGGCTTGTAGTTCGGCTTGAAAACGATCATCGCCAGCGTCTGCAGCAGCAGCGACATGCCGATGGCGGTGATCAGGGGCGCCAGCCTTGGGCTGTTGCGCAGTGGCCGATAGGCGATTTTCTCGATGGAGAAGTTCAGCGCCGCAGCGACCACGCAGGCGATGAGCGTGGCGAGCAGCAGTAGCAGCCAGCCGGGTAACCCGGGCATGGACTCCTGCATGGTCACGATGATGCTCCAGCTGGTGAGCGCGCCCACCATCAGGACCTCGCCGTGGGCAAAGTTGATCAGGTTGATGACGCCGTACACCATGGTGTAACCCAGGGCGATCAAGGCATACATGCTGCCGAGGACCAGACCGTTGATGATCTGCTGCAGCAGGATTTCCATAAGAGGTATCTCCGTTTCTATGCCGGGCGTCTTGCGCCGGTCGACCCGTTTTCCATCGGGCTTCAGGGTCGGCGGTGCGGCCTCGTGGGCACGTCCGCCATTTAGCAAAAAAAACCCGCATGCAGGCGGGTTTGAAGCACGGCAAATTCTAGCGAAGCACATCCGCTGCATCGGGCGGAGATCGCCCCGGGTTTTCCCGCGTTGATGCAACGCCGCTGCGACGACTCATGGGTGATCAGCGTTGCTGATCATTGAGCGCGCGCAACTCGCGCAGCTTGTCGGCGATACGAATTTCCAGCCCGCGCTCCACCGGACGGTAGAACTGCGGCGGCTCCATGCCGTCGGGAAAATAGTTCTCCCCGGCGGCGAAGCCGCCCGCTTCGTCATGCGCGTAGCGGTAGCCCTTGCCGTAGTCGAGGTCCTTCATCAGGCGCGTAGGCGCGTTGCGCAGGTGCAGCGGCACCGGGCGCGTGCCGTCCTGGCGCACGAAGGCGCTGGCCTGCTTGTAGGCGGTGTAGGCGGCGTTCGACTTGGGCGCCACCGCCAGGTACACGGCGCATTCGGCCAGTGCGAGTTCGCCTTCGGGCGAACCCAGGCGTTCGTAGGTCTCGGTCGCGTCCAGCGCCAGCCGCAGCGCGCGCGGATCGGCCAGGCCGATGTCCTCCACCGCCATGCGGATCAGGCGGCGCGCGAGGTAGCGCGGATCGGCGCCGCCGTCGAGCATGCGAACCAGCCAGTACAGCGCGGCATCGGGGTCGGAGCCGCGCACCGACTTGTGCAGCGCGCTGATGGTGTCGTAGAACTGTTCGCCACCCTTGTCGTAGCGCCGCATGCGCTCGCCCAGCACCCTGAGCAGCCAGGCGTCGCTGATCTCGGCCCGCTGCTCCTTGCCCGCCGCGACGGCCAGCGTCTCCAGCGTGTTGAGCAGGCGGCGCGCGTCGCCGTCGGCGTAGGCAATCAGGCGGTCGCGGGCAGCCTCTTCCAGCGCCGGGACCGCGCCGATCGCCTGCGACTTGCCGACGATCTGCTGCAGGTCGGCCTCCTGCAGCGGCTGCAGCACGTACACAGCGGCACGCGACAGCAAAGCAGAGTTCACCTCGAACGACGGGTTCTCGGTGGTGGCGCCGATGAAGGTGAACAGGCCCGACTCGACGTGCGGCAGGAAGGCGTCCTGCTGGCTCTTGTTGAAGCGGTGCACCTCGTCGACGAACACGATGGTGCGCTGCGGCTGCAGGCCGTCGCGCGCCTTCTGCGCCAGCTCCACCGCATCGCGGATGTCCTTCACGCCGCCCAGCACCGCGCTGATGCTGATGAACTGGGCGTCGAAGGCGTCCGCCATCAGGCGGGCAATGGTGGTCTTGCCGGTGCCCGGCGGGCCCCACAGGATGCAGCTGTGCGGCTGGCCCGATTCGAAGGCGATGCGCAGCGGCATGCCTTCGCCCAGCAGGTGCTGCTGGCCGACCACCTCGCCCAGCGATTTCGGGCGCAGTCGTTCGGCAAGCGGGATGTGGTCGGTGGCGCGGGGCTTGGGCACCGGGGGAGTGTAGGGCCGTGCATCCACGGCTCGTCTTTCACGAACGCCGCCGAGGGCCGCTATTGCCGCAGCACGTCGGCGCCCTTGGGCACCGTGAAGTTGAAGGTGCCGGCCGGGATCGGCACGTTGAGCTGGAGCTTGTCGAAGCTCATCACGGACTTCTGGCCGAAACTGTCCAGGATCTCCAGCACGGACAGTGCCTCACCGCGGAAGCCGACCCGCACGCTGGTGAGCTGGCCTTCCCTGCTGCGCGGCGTGGCCGTCACCCATTGCAGGCCATCGCGATCGGGCGCGGCCTTCAGCTCGAAGTCCTTGCGCAGGGCCTCCAGGTCCGGCGCCGCGGCGATCAGCGCGGCCGGCGTGCTGCCCAGCACCGACTGCTGCCTGCGCGCGGTCACCTGGTTGAGGTCCGCGTCGTACAGCCACAGCGTCGTTCCGTCGGCCACCAGGGTCTGCTGGAACGGCTTGCGGTAGTCGAAGCGGAAGCGGCTGGGTCGCGCGAACTCGAAGCTGCCGGTGGAGGTCTTGCTGCGCGCTGCCTGGCCCTCCCGGGGCGGGGAGGTCACGACCTGGGTGAAGTCGGCGCGCCCGGTGCGGGCGTTCTTGACGAATTGCTCCAGCGCCTGCAGGCCGTCGGCGTGGGCTGCGGCGGCGGCAAGGGCCAGGGCAAGGGGCACGAGCAGTTTCTTCATCAGGTCGTCAGTCGGCGGCAGAAGGTGCGATCCTGCTTGGTCCGGCCCGGCGGCGGGGAAGTTCGCAACCAGCCGTTACTCGGCGCGCGAGGGCACCACGATCTCGCGCTGGCCCTGGCCGTTCATGGCGCTGACCAGCCCGGCCTTCTCCATGTCCTCGACCAGCCGCGCCGCCCGGTTGTAGCCGATCTTCAGGTGGCGCTGGACCAGCGAGATGCTGGCCTTGCGGTTCTTCAGCACCACTTCCACCGCCTGGTCGTACATCGGGTCCTTCTCGCCGCCGCCTTCGCCCAGGTCGCCGGCGCCGCCCTCGTCATCGACCGTGCCGCCTTCCAGCACGCCCTCGATGTAGTTGGGTTCGCCGCCCTGCTCCTTCAGGTAGGCCACCACGCGGTGCACTTCGTCGTCGCTGACGAAGGCGCCGTGCACGCGCACCGGCAGCCCGGTGCCGCTGGCCATGTACAGCATGTCGCCCATGCCCAGCAGCGCCTCGGCGCCCATCTGGTCGAGGATGGTGCGGCTGTCGATCTTGCTGGACACCTGGAAGGCGATCCGGGTCGGGATGTTGGCCTTGATCAGGCCGGTGATCACGTCGACGCTGGGGCGCTGGGTGGCCAGGATCAGGTGGATGCCGGCGGCGCGCGCCTTCTGCGCGAGGCGGGCGATCAGCTCCTCGATCTTCTTGCCGACCACCATCATCAGGTCGGCCAGCTCGTCGATGACGACCACGATGTGCGGCAGGCGCTCCAGCGGCTCGGGGCTGTCGGGCGTCAGGCTGAACGGGTTGTAGATGAACTGTTCCTTGGCCTTGGCCTCGTCGATCTTGACGTTGTAGCCGCCGAGG
The sequence above is a segment of the Ramlibacter tataouinensis genome. Coding sequences within it:
- a CDS encoding branched-chain amino acid ABC transporter permease produces the protein MEILLQQIINGLVLGSMYALIALGYTMVYGVINLINFAHGEVLMVGALTSWSIIVTMQESMPGLPGWLLLLLATLIACVVAAALNFSIEKIAYRPLRNSPRLAPLITAIGMSLLLQTLAMIVFKPNYKPFPTLLPVKPFEVGGAVITTTQIMILALTAISLGVLTYLVNYTRLGRAMRATAENPKVAALMGVKPDMVISATFIIGAVLATIAGVMYASNYGTVQHTMGFLPGLKAFTAAVFGGIGNLAGAVVGGILLGLIEAIGSGYIGVLTGGVLGSHYADIFAFIVLIAVLTLRPSGLLGERVADRA
- a CDS encoding outer membrane beta-barrel protein; translated protein: MQAVGYLASGSAVLGLVLALAAPAHAQLTSPTADPWASRAAAGADRIGLHPSGAPLTIGCGASLLPCGSEAAALQAREPSAFRWNLELSQLYLGTADRLVPGTPREGLNLSLVGRKPLFGSRFSVYGKVGTTYGYSDENAAFSGGPDSAHGLSFGAGLSMAVTPGLSATLGWDSHDLRLGGGGRESVRALGLGLQYRY
- a CDS encoding ABC transporter ATP-binding protein, translated to MAENILNVAGISKRFGGLQALSDVGLTIRRGEIYGLIGPNGAGKTTFFNVITGLYSPDSGSFELAGKPYKPTAVHEVAKAGIARTFQNIRLFADMTALENVMVGRHTRTASGLWGAVFRTHKFKEEERQIAQRAQELLDYVGIGRYADYKARTLSYGDQRRLEIARALATDPQLIALDEPAAGMNATEKVQLRELIDRIRKDDRTILLIEHDVKLVMGLCDRVTVLDYGKQIAEGTPADVQKNEKVIEAYLGTGGH
- the lolA gene encoding outer membrane lipoprotein chaperone LolA; amino-acid sequence: MKKLLVPLALALAAAAAHADGLQALEQFVKNARTGRADFTQVVTSPPREGQAARSKTSTGSFEFARPSRFRFDYRKPFQQTLVADGTTLWLYDADLNQVTARRQQSVLGSTPAALIAAAPDLEALRKDFELKAAPDRDGLQWVTATPRSREGQLTSVRVGFRGEALSVLEILDSFGQKSVMSFDKLQLNVPIPAGTFNFTVPKGADVLRQ
- a CDS encoding replication-associated recombination protein A produces the protein MPKPRATDHIPLAERLRPKSLGEVVGQQHLLGEGMPLRIAFESGQPHSCILWGPPGTGKTTIARLMADAFDAQFISISAVLGGVKDIRDAVELAQKARDGLQPQRTIVFVDEVHRFNKSQQDAFLPHVESGLFTFIGATTENPSFEVNSALLSRAAVYVLQPLQEADLQQIVGKSQAIGAVPALEEAARDRLIAYADGDARRLLNTLETLAVAAGKEQRAEISDAWLLRVLGERMRRYDKGGEQFYDTISALHKSVRGSDPDAALYWLVRMLDGGADPRYLARRLIRMAVEDIGLADPRALRLALDATETYERLGSPEGELALAECAVYLAVAPKSNAAYTAYKQASAFVRQDGTRPVPLHLRNAPTRLMKDLDYGKGYRYAHDEAGGFAAGENYFPDGMEPPQFYRPVERGLEIRIADKLRELRALNDQQR
- a CDS encoding ABC transporter ATP-binding protein, which codes for MAGEVLLKVNGLRVAYGGIQAVKGVDFEVRQGELVTLIGSNGAGKTTTMKAITGLQPISDGDIQYLGQSVRGRGAWDLVKQGLAMVPEGRGVFTRMSITENLLMGAHIRNDKAGIAEDLDKVFTIFPRLKERKDQLAGTMSGGEQQMLAMGRSLMSRPKLLLLDEPSMGLSPIMVDKIFEVVREVYAQGVTMLLVEQNASRALQVADRAYVMESGVITMSGGAREMLSDPKVRAAYLGE
- a CDS encoding branched-chain amino acid ABC transporter permease: MEKHKKTLLIVVAAVALLVLPLGLQWMGNFWVRIADIALLYVLLALGLNIVVGYAGLLDLGFVAFFAIGAYMYALMASPHLSNTFAWFAQTFPEGLHTSIWLVVPLGALIAGIFGAILGAPTLKLRGDYLAIVTLGFGEIIRVFLNNLDHPVNLTNGPKGLGQIDSITLLKFDAFGIPGLNLGRFLDIGDFRVSSVTLYYYLFLALVVLSVVICHRLELSRIGRAWMAIREDEIAAKAMGINTRNMKLLAFAMGATFGGVSGAMFAAFQGFVSPESFSLMESIMIVAMVVLGGIGYLPGVILGAVLLSALPEVLRWVSGVLDLQAATGGRLDPAILRQLLIALAMIVVMLMRPRGLWPAPEHGKSLQQVKR